In Deltaproteobacteria bacterium, a genomic segment contains:
- a CDS encoding mechanosensitive ion channel family protein, translating into MAIPFEETYDQFMADPERFLTGALHIVGIFIAGAVVWWLISLIIRRVEDRFKDRPFFSTSDRFFHLLRRAGHYAVYLFVGMALINLIQSDLLNRIFGAFMIMLLSSIACSIVNSLIPYLERNLAARTDTHMDDVIVDLTKKFSGIAIYVAGAIMAMDRLGLNVMPFVAGAGVAGIAIGFAAKDTLSNLISGILLIIDRPLKVGDRIELWSAPKNSASWGDVVDIGLRATKIKTTDNIVVIIPNNILMNRDIVNYTAISEEIRVRIPIGISYEADTRKAKDLIIQVSLELEWVMKDPGPKVVVKNFGESSVDLEARVWIRDPRKRMDTISYITDRVKEVFDQEKIEIPYPKRDITIRREIAFTPVSSPEKV; encoded by the coding sequence ATGGCTATCCCCTTTGAGGAAACCTATGACCAATTCATGGCCGACCCGGAACGATTCCTGACCGGTGCGCTGCATATTGTGGGCATATTCATCGCCGGTGCTGTGGTCTGGTGGCTGATCAGTCTGATCATCAGGCGCGTAGAAGACCGATTTAAGGACCGTCCCTTTTTCAGCACCAGCGACCGCTTTTTCCACCTGCTTCGGCGGGCCGGCCATTACGCGGTCTACCTGTTTGTGGGGATGGCCCTTATCAACCTGATCCAATCCGATCTCTTGAACCGAATCTTCGGGGCATTCATGATCATGCTGCTGTCGTCCATTGCCTGCAGCATTGTCAACAGCCTCATCCCCTATCTGGAACGAAACCTGGCCGCAAGAACAGACACCCATATGGACGATGTCATAGTGGATCTGACAAAGAAATTCTCCGGGATCGCCATATATGTGGCCGGCGCCATCATGGCGATGGACCGGCTCGGCCTGAATGTGATGCCCTTTGTCGCCGGCGCGGGCGTGGCCGGCATCGCCATCGGGTTCGCCGCCAAAGACACCCTCTCCAATCTCATCTCCGGCATCCTCCTGATCATCGATCGGCCCCTCAAGGTGGGGGACCGCATCGAGCTCTGGTCCGCCCCCAAAAACTCCGCCTCCTGGGGCGATGTGGTGGATATCGGGCTTCGGGCCACCAAGATCAAGACCACGGACAACATCGTGGTCATCATTCCCAACAACATCCTTATGAACCGGGATATTGTCAATTATACGGCTATTTCCGAAGAGATAAGGGTCAGGATTCCGATCGGGATCTCCTATGAAGCGGATACCAGGAAGGCGAAAGACCTGATTATTCAGGTAAGTCTGGAACTGGAGTGGGTCATGAAGGATCCCGGGCCCAAGGTGGTGGTCAAGAACTTCGGGGAGTCATCCGTAGACCTGGAGGCCCGGGTATGGATCCGGGACCCCCGCAAGCGGATGGATACCATCTCGTATATCACGGATCGGGTGAAAGAGGTCTTTGATCAGGAAAAGATAGAGATCCC